One genomic segment of Aquipluma nitroreducens includes these proteins:
- a CDS encoding tetratricopeptide repeat protein — translation MFRKWIALLLWAVPFVCAAQTIDLLILNKNYNEALFQIRKNLEVRLDADLYFKQGLIYRQLSKPLYAENSFENSISLDSTNSKYLSEYADLLTEFGNPYKAVTFYQRAAEHSIEDFNLKYKLGRAFMNVENYQKAYDVFMLIRYKDSTNIVYNKQLALAALRIGKTDQATDLFESVLASNPNDFNTYQNLILLYMKNDDAVQIVRTSDRGLYFLPENPAILLRGANSLYNLAEYEEAKPFYERYLSRNDSALEIFKNYGITLYFCKEPEKAISLLEKYFYQIPNDPNVDFYLGLAYRDMATLSRSAEFLEMAVACAQPTYLAEMCHHLGKVYGLNREFELSIKALQKAFNFNTKKVEILCEIAKTYEEFNPNKKLALNYYNQYLKEAGDSAVNAKYAQERVRIIREGTYRNKN, via the coding sequence ATGTTCAGAAAATGGATTGCATTGCTTTTGTGGGCAGTTCCATTTGTTTGTGCTGCTCAAACTATTGATCTTTTGATCCTGAATAAGAATTATAATGAGGCGTTATTTCAGATCAGGAAAAATCTTGAAGTTCGTCTTGATGCTGATTTGTACTTTAAACAGGGATTAATTTACCGGCAATTGTCAAAACCTTTGTATGCTGAAAACTCGTTTGAAAATTCAATCTCACTGGATTCTACAAACAGCAAATATCTTTCTGAGTATGCTGATTTACTGACAGAGTTTGGAAATCCTTACAAAGCAGTTACCTTTTATCAACGTGCCGCCGAACATTCAATCGAAGATTTTAACTTGAAATATAAGCTTGGTAGGGCTTTTATGAATGTTGAGAATTATCAGAAGGCTTATGATGTTTTTATGTTGATCAGGTACAAGGATTCTACCAATATTGTTTATAACAAACAATTGGCTTTGGCTGCGCTTCGGATTGGAAAAACAGATCAGGCCACCGACCTGTTTGAGTCTGTATTGGCGTCTAATCCGAATGATTTTAATACCTATCAGAACCTGATTTTGCTTTATATGAAAAATGATGATGCAGTACAGATAGTCAGGACTTCCGACAGGGGATTGTATTTTCTGCCTGAAAATCCAGCGATTCTGCTCCGTGGAGCTAACTCATTGTACAATTTAGCCGAATATGAAGAGGCGAAGCCTTTTTATGAACGTTATCTGTCGCGGAACGATTCGGCGCTCGAAATATTTAAAAATTATGGGATAACACTTTATTTCTGTAAAGAACCTGAAAAAGCGATCAGCCTGCTTGAAAAGTATTTTTATCAGATCCCGAACGATCCCAATGTGGATTTTTATTTGGGCTTAGCTTACCGGGATATGGCAACCCTTTCGCGCAGTGCAGAATTTCTGGAAATGGCTGTCGCTTGTGCTCAACCCACATATTTGGCGGAAATGTGTCACCATTTAGGCAAGGTTTATGGACTAAACCGAGAGTTTGAATTATCGATAAAAGCCTTGCAAAAGGCATTCAATTTCAATACGAAGAAAGTTGAAATACTATGCGAAATTGCTAAAACCTACGAGGAATTCAATCCAAATAAAAAGTTGGCACTGAATTATTACAATCAATATTTGAAGGAAGCCGGCGATAGTGCCGTGAATGCGAAATATGCTCAGGAAAGAGTCCGGATAATCAGGGAAGGAACGTACCGCAATAAGAATTAG
- a CDS encoding GH92 family glycosyl hydrolase — translation MKTNNLFLSVALTTLFLFSGCQKKAENLVQFVNPLIGTGLSSGPNAVKHSQGSEAWVQDIPAVSTPFGMTQWTPQTRDTEAKCISPYYFGGKGIQGFRGSHWLGGSCTQDYGSFTIMPETGYLKTFATDRMCDYNKESEVSTPAYYSCLLMQQNLIFVEITGTARSGFFRFSYIENTDVKIVITPNSDEGQGYIKVDPEKNEIYGYNPVHRIYQGWGQPAGFSGYFVVRFEKPMDNFGCYVQMEDHKKETEISGKPDIGAYAAFQVKKDDVIQAKVGTSFTSIEAARANLDAEIPHWDFKKTRAETEQIWNETLNTIQLKGGKKEDYTNFYTALYHSMLYPRTFSDVDGSYPSFDGNKSIQKIEKGHVYYDDFSLWDTFRAQLPLVSLIAPDKYEDMMKSLVLKAEQGGWLPIFPMWNSYTSAMVGDHANTALGDAYLKGFDINIDKAYPYMRKNALEVSEGEDFKNGKGRRGMKSYLQYGYIPLEDSIKEAFHKNEQTSRTLEYSMTDFVLSKVAEKYGKTEDAQILAKHAKNYQLVFDNETKSMRGRHIDGTWSSDYNPTARASYLTEGTPMQHLWFVPQDIPGLFDLIGDKKQVHDKLDELFSTDEYWHANEPCHHIPYLYNFLGDYAATQKTVKNIMASEYNNFDGGIPGNDDSGQMSAWYAFSAMGFYPVSPGSGEYQVSSPVFNEIKLNLNPKYYPGGKFTITQSDPDTYKTFSKVELNGTEIPFVLKHEDIRKGGKLKFSN, via the coding sequence ATGAAGACAAACAATCTTTTCTTATCAGTTGCACTGACAACCCTGTTTCTATTTTCAGGCTGCCAGAAGAAAGCCGAAAACCTCGTTCAATTTGTAAATCCGCTTATTGGAACTGGCCTTTCATCCGGACCAAATGCAGTTAAACACAGTCAAGGGTCTGAAGCCTGGGTTCAGGACATTCCGGCTGTGTCAACGCCATTTGGGATGACTCAATGGACGCCTCAAACACGTGACACCGAGGCCAAGTGCATTTCGCCATATTATTTCGGTGGAAAAGGGATTCAGGGTTTCAGAGGCTCACATTGGCTTGGAGGTTCGTGTACACAGGATTACGGAAGCTTTACGATAATGCCGGAAACCGGATATTTAAAAACATTTGCCACCGATCGGATGTGCGATTACAACAAGGAAAGCGAGGTTTCTACTCCGGCTTATTATTCATGCTTGCTTATGCAGCAAAATTTGATTTTTGTTGAAATCACAGGGACTGCCCGTTCCGGATTTTTCAGATTCTCGTACATTGAGAATACAGACGTCAAGATTGTGATTACGCCGAATAGCGATGAAGGACAGGGCTACATTAAAGTCGATCCTGAAAAAAATGAAATATATGGATACAATCCGGTACACCGTATTTATCAGGGTTGGGGACAACCAGCAGGATTCAGCGGCTATTTTGTAGTCCGGTTCGAAAAGCCAATGGATAACTTTGGTTGCTATGTACAGATGGAAGATCACAAAAAAGAAACTGAAATTTCTGGAAAACCAGACATTGGAGCATATGCAGCCTTTCAGGTTAAAAAGGACGATGTAATTCAGGCAAAAGTAGGGACCTCGTTTACCAGTATTGAAGCTGCGCGTGCCAATCTTGACGCAGAAATACCTCATTGGGATTTCAAAAAGACTCGTGCCGAAACCGAGCAAATCTGGAATGAAACGCTAAATACAATTCAGTTAAAAGGTGGAAAAAAAGAAGACTACACCAATTTTTATACTGCACTATACCATTCGATGCTGTATCCACGTACGTTCAGCGATGTGGATGGCTCCTACCCTTCTTTTGATGGGAATAAATCGATTCAGAAAATAGAGAAAGGCCATGTTTATTACGATGACTTTTCGCTGTGGGACACCTTCAGGGCTCAACTTCCTCTGGTAAGTTTAATCGCTCCTGACAAGTATGAAGACATGATGAAATCGCTTGTATTGAAGGCCGAACAAGGTGGATGGCTTCCTATTTTCCCGATGTGGAACAGCTACACTTCGGCCATGGTTGGCGACCATGCCAACACCGCACTCGGCGATGCTTACCTGAAAGGTTTCGACATCAACATCGACAAGGCGTATCCATACATGCGCAAAAATGCCCTTGAAGTTTCAGAAGGCGAAGATTTCAAGAATGGCAAAGGACGCCGTGGAATGAAATCGTATCTTCAATATGGTTATATTCCGCTGGAAGACAGCATCAAAGAAGCTTTTCACAAGAACGAACAAACTTCGCGGACACTTGAATATTCGATGACTGATTTCGTATTGTCGAAGGTGGCCGAAAAATATGGAAAAACGGAAGATGCCCAAATTTTGGCCAAGCATGCCAAGAACTACCAGTTGGTTTTCGACAACGAAACCAAAAGTATGCGTGGAAGACACATTGACGGAACATGGAGTAGTGATTACAATCCAACAGCTCGCGCATCATACCTCACCGAAGGAACTCCAATGCAGCACCTGTGGTTTGTACCTCAGGATATTCCCGGATTATTTGACCTGATTGGCGACAAAAAACAGGTTCACGACAAATTGGATGAGCTTTTCAGTACCGATGAATACTGGCATGCCAACGAACCTTGCCACCACATTCCGTATTTGTACAATTTCTTAGGCGATTACGCTGCGACACAGAAGACAGTGAAAAACATCATGGCCTCGGAATACAATAACTTCGATGGCGGGATTCCTGGTAACGACGACTCCGGGCAAATGTCGGCCTGGTACGCATTTTCAGCTATGGGATTTTATCCGGTATCTCCCGGATCAGGCGAATATCAGGTTTCATCGCCTGTTTTCAACGAAATAAAACTGAACCTCAACCCGAAATATTATCCTGGCGGAAAATTCACAATCACTCAGAGCGATCCTGATACCTACAAAACATTCAGCAAGGTAGAATTGAATGGAACTGAGATTCCGTTTGTACTGAAGCATGAAGACATTCGCAAAGGCGGAAAGCTGAAGTTCTCGAATTAA
- a CDS encoding RNA polymerase sigma factor: MQVKDDNEYVECLKKDDFSAFDALFHKYSASLYAFALSITRDSFAAEEVTQLVFLKVWEKREQIKEHLSFKSFLFSVAYHETISWLRKEKSEKMRISEFGRITDFQTSETEQSVEFRNIEGLANQLIREMPEKRKEIFRLSREQGFSNKEIAEKLGISIKTVENQMTSALKYLREKLGKHDILGLLFYFLMFHQ; encoded by the coding sequence ATGCAGGTAAAAGATGATAACGAATATGTGGAATGTTTGAAAAAGGACGATTTTTCTGCCTTCGATGCATTATTTCATAAATATTCTGCAAGTCTTTATGCCTTTGCCCTGAGTATTACCCGTGACTCTTTTGCTGCTGAAGAAGTTACCCAATTGGTCTTCCTGAAAGTATGGGAGAAGCGGGAGCAAATAAAAGAACACCTTTCCTTTAAATCATTCCTGTTTTCAGTTGCTTATCATGAAACGATTTCATGGCTCCGGAAGGAAAAGTCGGAAAAAATGAGAATCAGCGAGTTTGGCCGGATAACTGACTTTCAAACGAGCGAAACTGAACAATCGGTCGAATTTCGTAACATTGAAGGGCTTGCCAATCAACTGATTCGTGAAATGCCCGAAAAACGGAAAGAAATTTTCAGGCTTAGCCGTGAACAAGGTTTTTCAAACAAGGAAATTGCTGAAAAATTGGGAATTTCAATTAAGACTGTCGAAAATCAAATGACTTCAGCCTTGAAATACCTGAGAGAAAAGTTGGGTAAACACGATATTCTTGGCCTGCTGTTTTATTTCCTGATGTTTCACCAATAA
- a CDS encoding FecR family protein, whose amino-acid sequence MNYHDIKKYLEGQTTTTESEQIRNWLINSENDVELRQILGEIWTHSEIRLKGQSPNFNRMLDQVHHQINNQQIQQHKPKTLSKSLYQAFSKVAAILVIPLLLLSVYFYFNPSNSSNQLASNTFREIYTKPGTRTQIDLPDGTRVWLNDGTIFRYPERFTGSKREVFVDGEAYFEVKSNPDNPFVVNNPMMNTVVTGTHFNLNAYSSDNYFEATLLEGKIHLENEKNKLVVKPGQQVQFDPMLENIIQKTVDPQDAAGWVDGKLIFKDERLGTAIKKLARWYNVEIILTDPEINNYLMTATIQDEKLDQSLKLIALALPVTFEFKKVNNLTEIQRIIYMTKR is encoded by the coding sequence ATGAACTATCACGATATAAAAAAGTACCTTGAAGGGCAAACGACAACAACTGAATCGGAGCAAATCCGAAACTGGCTGATCAATTCGGAGAATGATGTTGAGTTACGCCAAATTTTAGGTGAGATCTGGACACATTCAGAAATCCGATTGAAAGGGCAATCGCCGAATTTTAATCGGATGCTCGATCAGGTACACCACCAGATTAACAATCAGCAAATTCAACAGCACAAACCCAAGACTTTGTCAAAAAGTCTTTATCAGGCATTTTCGAAAGTTGCTGCTATTCTCGTCATTCCACTGCTGTTGCTTTCGGTTTATTTCTATTTTAATCCGTCCAATAGTTCAAATCAATTGGCCTCCAATACCTTTCGCGAAATTTATACCAAACCCGGAACCCGTACACAAATTGATTTACCCGATGGAACTCGCGTATGGTTAAACGATGGTACCATCTTTCGTTATCCGGAGCGTTTTACCGGGAGTAAACGTGAGGTTTTTGTAGATGGGGAAGCCTATTTTGAAGTTAAATCAAATCCTGATAATCCATTTGTGGTGAATAATCCTATGATGAATACGGTAGTGACCGGAACTCATTTTAATCTGAATGCCTATTCTTCTGATAACTATTTCGAGGCAACTTTGCTGGAAGGAAAGATTCATCTTGAAAATGAGAAAAACAAGTTGGTCGTGAAACCTGGGCAACAGGTTCAGTTCGATCCGATGCTTGAAAATATAATTCAGAAAACCGTTGATCCGCAAGATGCAGCAGGCTGGGTTGATGGAAAATTGATTTTTAAAGATGAAAGGCTGGGTACTGCCATTAAGAAATTGGCAAGGTGGTACAACGTTGAAATTATTTTAACCGATCCGGAAATTAACAACTATTTAATGACTGCCACCATTCAGGATGAAAAGCTGGATCAATCGCTGAAGCTGATTGCTCTGGCATTGCCGGTGACATTTGAGTTCAAGAAAGTAAATAACTTAACCGAAATACAACGAATAATCTACATGACTAAAAGATAA
- a CDS encoding TonB-dependent receptor has translation MKLTLVISLVAVLQTWAAVSYSQTTTLSINLKNATVQTVLQQIEDQSEFYFLYSRSLINVDRTVDVQLKDAKISEVLYALFNGADVAYKVDGRQIVLSKKSESSAFDMQQQKSISGKVTDSSGASLPGVSVVVKGTTNGTITDSNGVYSISNIPVNSTLQFSFVGMKMQEIKISNQTSINVLMVDETIGIEEVVAVGYGVMRKSDLTGSVGSVKSEVLKKQSVASFEQGLQGKVAGVQVTATSGSPGGTVDIRIRGGNSLTSGNQPLYVIDGYPVTAGGSAGGSGSGQNPLATLNPGDIESMEILKDASATAIYGSRGANGVVLITTKRGKTGKTTVNYDGYAGVQQVAKKLDMMNATEWGTMANAAAANDARPAYYPSATPNPLYPAISELGEGTDWQNEIFRSSAPIQNHNVTVTGGSENTKFSVLVGYFDQESVVKNQDFNRISFRNNIDTKISKRINLATSFTASRVTSNVGRENGDGGGNTSIINAALVMPPTVPVFNPTTGDYTSMNFLSGGSAVPNPVPYVNFLKDKGTIDRVLGSADLSVSLMEGLTLKFSLGADLSSALREVYEPKQTNTGYNANGIAQQQNNRNQSLSNENILTYLKKSGIHSINAMIGTSALSVENKSSSMTARNFISDIYEYNNLDAGATWDKPYSGRDKNTLLSGFGRLNYVLMDRYLITVTGRADGSSKFGTNNKWAFFPSFAAAWRMDQETFMQPMNWISNLKLRGSYGITGNQNIPSYSSVEKMNTYVYPIGGITNVGIAAQNMPNPDLKWETTAITDIGVDFGFLENRFNLTADYYYKKTTDLLWNISVPLTTGFSSVLKNLGSLENKGLELSISADVLTGDFKWNTMLNWSANRNKVLSIPGYIPSQQGTISGHLKVNGSWLEPGLPVGVWNLLKTTGVMHTQAERDAAARVASTTFDQVGDMGFYDKNKDGKISFGEDRTIVGDPNPDFIFGWTNNFTYKNFDLSIYINGTYGNDIYNVLRAETNIVSTWGNQRKEVLDYWTPTNVNAKYPRAHVLVNQNMLQSDFLIEDGSYLRVQNLTLGYKIRKSSFFQSLRVYVTGQNLLTLTKYSGYNPEVNSQGQSNLQLGVDYNAYPASRSFILGVNIDF, from the coding sequence ATGAAACTAACCTTAGTAATCTCTCTGGTAGCTGTTCTTCAAACCTGGGCAGCGGTATCCTACTCTCAAACGACTACTTTGTCGATTAACCTAAAAAATGCAACAGTGCAGACGGTGTTGCAACAGATTGAGGACCAGTCGGAATTCTATTTTCTCTACAGCCGTTCATTGATTAATGTGGATCGTACTGTTGATGTGCAGTTAAAAGATGCCAAAATCTCCGAAGTACTTTATGCTTTATTTAATGGTGCAGATGTGGCTTATAAAGTGGATGGTAGACAGATCGTATTGTCCAAAAAATCAGAAAGTTCTGCTTTTGATATGCAGCAGCAAAAATCTATTTCCGGAAAAGTTACCGACTCTTCTGGCGCCTCATTGCCAGGCGTTTCGGTAGTGGTTAAAGGTACGACTAATGGTACCATTACCGATTCCAATGGAGTTTATTCAATTTCAAATATACCAGTAAACTCGACTTTGCAATTTTCATTTGTCGGAATGAAAATGCAGGAGATCAAGATCAGCAACCAGACTTCAATTAATGTTTTAATGGTAGACGAAACGATTGGTATTGAAGAGGTTGTGGCTGTAGGCTATGGCGTGATGCGTAAAAGCGATCTTACCGGATCGGTGGGCTCAGTTAAATCTGAAGTTTTGAAGAAACAATCGGTTGCATCATTTGAACAAGGACTACAGGGAAAAGTAGCTGGAGTTCAGGTTACAGCGACCTCAGGATCACCTGGAGGTACAGTAGACATTCGTATTCGTGGAGGAAACTCATTAACTTCCGGGAATCAACCTTTGTATGTTATTGATGGTTATCCGGTAACTGCTGGTGGTTCGGCTGGCGGATCGGGTTCTGGTCAAAATCCACTGGCAACACTAAATCCTGGTGATATTGAAAGCATGGAAATATTAAAGGATGCTTCGGCAACTGCAATTTATGGATCACGTGGCGCCAATGGTGTTGTCCTGATTACAACCAAAAGAGGTAAAACTGGAAAAACAACGGTAAACTACGATGGATATGCAGGAGTTCAGCAGGTAGCAAAGAAATTAGATATGATGAATGCTACAGAATGGGGCACTATGGCAAATGCAGCGGCAGCTAATGATGCACGCCCAGCCTATTACCCAAGTGCAACTCCGAATCCACTTTATCCGGCAATTAGTGAATTAGGCGAAGGAACAGATTGGCAAAATGAAATTTTCCGTTCTTCTGCGCCAATTCAGAATCACAACGTGACGGTTACTGGAGGATCAGAAAACACCAAATTTTCTGTGTTGGTTGGTTATTTTGATCAAGAAAGTGTTGTAAAGAACCAGGATTTTAATCGTATTTCTTTTCGTAATAACATAGACACAAAAATTAGCAAACGAATAAACCTTGCAACCAGTTTTACGGCAAGCCGGGTTACTTCGAATGTAGGTCGCGAAAATGGCGATGGGGGAGGAAATACTTCGATTATAAATGCCGCTTTGGTAATGCCCCCTACGGTTCCGGTATTTAACCCAACAACGGGTGATTATACGTCGATGAACTTTCTGTCCGGAGGTTCCGCAGTGCCAAACCCTGTTCCTTACGTGAATTTTTTAAAAGACAAAGGAACAATTGACCGTGTGCTTGGATCAGCCGATCTTTCAGTAAGTCTGATGGAAGGGTTGACGTTGAAATTTAGCTTAGGCGCTGATCTTTCAAGTGCATTACGTGAAGTGTATGAGCCAAAACAAACGAATACCGGTTATAACGCGAATGGTATTGCTCAACAGCAAAATAACAGAAATCAATCCCTGTCAAATGAAAATATTCTAACTTATCTGAAGAAATCGGGCATTCATTCTATCAATGCAATGATTGGTACTTCAGCTTTGTCGGTTGAGAATAAATCCAGTAGCATGACAGCCCGAAACTTTATCTCAGATATTTATGAGTACAACAATTTGGATGCAGGAGCAACCTGGGATAAGCCTTACTCCGGAAGAGATAAAAATACGTTGTTGTCTGGTTTTGGCCGTCTTAATTACGTACTGATGGATCGTTATTTAATAACTGTTACCGGTCGTGCCGATGGAAGCTCAAAGTTTGGAACAAATAATAAATGGGCATTCTTTCCATCTTTTGCTGCAGCTTGGCGTATGGATCAGGAGACCTTTATGCAGCCAATGAATTGGATTAGTAATTTAAAATTAAGAGGTAGTTATGGTATTACAGGTAACCAAAATATACCAAGTTATTCTTCAGTCGAAAAAATGAATACATACGTTTATCCTATCGGTGGAATTACTAACGTAGGTATTGCAGCACAAAATATGCCTAACCCAGATTTAAAGTGGGAAACGACTGCTATTACTGACATTGGGGTAGATTTTGGGTTCCTTGAAAATCGGTTTAATCTTACTGCCGATTATTACTACAAGAAAACAACAGATCTTTTATGGAATATTTCAGTTCCATTAACAACCGGATTCAGTTCTGTTTTAAAGAATTTGGGTAGTCTGGAAAATAAAGGGTTGGAATTAAGCATATCAGCCGATGTATTAACTGGCGATTTTAAATGGAATACCATGTTGAACTGGTCAGCGAATAGAAATAAAGTTTTATCAATTCCGGGTTACATTCCGTCACAACAAGGAACCATCTCGGGTCACTTAAAAGTGAATGGAAGTTGGTTGGAACCCGGATTGCCAGTTGGAGTTTGGAATTTACTCAAAACTACAGGAGTTATGCATACTCAGGCAGAAAGAGATGCTGCGGCTCGTGTAGCAAGTACTACGTTTGATCAGGTTGGTGACATGGGTTTCTATGATAAAAATAAAGATGGAAAAATAAGTTTTGGAGAAGATCGCACCATTGTTGGCGATCCAAACCCTGATTTTATTTTTGGCTGGACCAATAACTTTACCTATAAGAATTTTGATCTGTCCATATACATCAATGGTACTTATGGCAACGATATTTACAATGTATTGCGTGCCGAGACCAATATTGTTAGTACGTGGGGAAATCAGCGTAAAGAAGTTCTGGATTATTGGACACCAACAAATGTAAATGCCAAATACCCAAGGGCTCACGTGTTGGTCAATCAAAACATGCTCCAATCCGACTTTTTAATTGAAGACGGATCGTACTTAAGGGTACAAAACCTGACATTGGGTTATAAAATTCGAAAAAGCTCATTCTTTCAATCGTTGAGAGTATATGTTACCGGACAGAATTTGCTCACCCTTACAAAATATTCAGGTTATAATCCTGAAGTAAACAGTCAGGGTCAAAGTAATCTCCAATTAGGTGTAGATTACAATGCTTACCCAGCTTCCAGATCATTTATTCTCGGAGTTAACATTGATTTTTAA
- a CDS encoding RagB/SusD family nutrient uptake outer membrane protein: protein MRLFKYFIIAAVLTVTNTSCSDFLKEDVYEYITPDNFYKNEADAKAGLTSVYQTLQDGNGFRRYIWMGAEFPGEAAYANSSAPSRVEMDDFAWTATTDFSRLIWDISYRGIRRANNLLFNINNVTFKSEDTKKQIIGEAKFNRALNYFVLMRFYDHVAIITEKDDMNASDLSNEGTDDAVWTLIEDDLKYAESVLKSSYGATDMGRATKGAAMAMLSKVYLTQAAWPWKKAGYWEKAATKADEIITSESTFGYGLETDFRKIFDVNNEHGKEYIFDVEFVTNINGNDIPAITGMRGYNVKKTDGWSSMVSTPMFYKSYASGDKRIETTFLTGFKDVKTGKTYVYNPDSGTEPSFPLCHFAKYLDPNDNLSTAAGDYGCNMKVIRYADVLLVQSEAYCELNQTGKALVGINRVRARAGLEPIAADISQSDLRKAIIQERVWEFAAEGQAFFDLKRQHAISDRIGKTIADKYYSLPIPQDEIDKNPNLKQHPMWK from the coding sequence ATGAGACTATTTAAATATTTTATAATCGCAGCCGTTTTAACGGTAACGAACACATCCTGTAGTGACTTTTTGAAAGAGGATGTTTATGAGTACATCACACCCGATAATTTTTATAAGAACGAAGCTGATGCTAAGGCGGGGCTGACTTCGGTTTATCAAACCCTTCAGGATGGAAATGGTTTTAGGCGTTACATCTGGATGGGAGCTGAATTCCCGGGAGAAGCAGCTTATGCCAATTCAAGCGCTCCTTCACGGGTTGAAATGGACGATTTTGCCTGGACGGCCACGACAGACTTTTCCAGATTAATTTGGGATATTTCGTACCGGGGAATCAGGCGGGCAAATAATCTATTGTTTAATATTAACAACGTAACCTTTAAGAGCGAGGATACCAAAAAACAGATTATTGGCGAGGCCAAATTCAATCGTGCTTTGAATTATTTTGTTCTGATGCGGTTTTATGATCACGTGGCTATTATTACTGAGAAGGATGATATGAATGCGTCTGATTTATCCAATGAGGGAACAGATGATGCCGTTTGGACACTTATCGAAGATGATCTGAAATATGCTGAATCGGTATTAAAAAGCAGCTATGGAGCTACAGATATGGGGCGCGCTACCAAAGGCGCCGCTATGGCTATGTTATCAAAGGTTTATCTGACACAAGCAGCCTGGCCTTGGAAAAAGGCAGGTTATTGGGAAAAAGCAGCAACAAAAGCGGATGAGATTATTACCAGCGAAAGCACTTTTGGTTATGGCTTGGAAACAGATTTCCGCAAAATATTTGATGTGAATAACGAACATGGCAAGGAATACATTTTTGATGTGGAATTTGTCACCAATATCAATGGAAACGACATCCCTGCGATTACTGGAATGAGGGGATACAATGTGAAGAAAACCGATGGTTGGTCATCTATGGTTTCTACCCCAATGTTTTACAAATCTTATGCTTCAGGCGATAAACGAATTGAAACCACTTTTTTAACAGGCTTTAAAGATGTTAAAACAGGTAAAACTTATGTATATAATCCTGATAGCGGAACTGAACCATCGTTCCCATTGTGTCACTTTGCTAAATACCTCGATCCTAACGATAATTTATCGACTGCCGCCGGAGATTATGGCTGCAATATGAAGGTCATTCGTTACGCTGATGTTTTACTGGTACAATCAGAAGCCTATTGCGAGTTAAACCAGACAGGCAAGGCTTTAGTCGGGATTAACCGAGTGCGCGCTCGTGCCGGATTAGAGCCAATTGCTGCCGATATTTCGCAATCTGATTTACGCAAGGCTATCATTCAGGAACGTGTATGGGAATTTGCAGCCGAAGGCCAGGCATTTTTTGATTTAAAGAGGCAACATGCAATTTCTGATCGGATTGGGAAAACTATTGCCGATAAATATTATTCATTACCTATTCCACAAGATGAGATTGATAAAAATCCAAATTTGAAGCAACACCCAATGTGGAAATAA